The following nucleotide sequence is from Aedes aegypti strain LVP_AGWG chromosome 3, AaegL5.0 Primary Assembly, whole genome shotgun sequence.
cttatcaaatattagcataattattgagttttattcaaaaaagtatTGCGTGGAATTAGGCCACGTCTTTTTTTATAATGCCCTAAATCCGCACACTGTTCTTCGCATAACAACcagtgaatgaaattatcgcggaaatgagacgaaaataggcatttttcaagCAACCCGACAATTAGTTGCCGCATTTATCTGcgagaaacagatttcgtgaactGCTATAATTGTTGATCATTGTGCTGACGAAATGCCAAGATCGATCCGATCATATGCACTGATCCAACTTTATCGGCTCTAAACTTATCGTGATAATTATCAGacggaaaataacaaaaatgttttccgCCGATGGGGTTCGAACCCATGCCCATGagcaaaaacgtttttcaaaacGCGCGTGCTCCATAACAACTCGGCCACGCCAGCTGAACGAAAGGGGAGAGAAATTtggtacagtggggattcgctcgttgggggtccgctacatggaatgactcgatggttggatattcgctggttggaacatattccaactaaaaagcactcaaatgtcaacagaaaatgtcaaactgactttgacgtctgagtaccgttgcattgaagtctccgtatatagaacaaatgcgtatgtatatgtgcgtttcgtgacgatttgcactccagatgcgttagtgtggagtattttcaccagctgtcagtcgttccaactaacggttCGGATTCGCTAggtggaaggcagtcgtgttccaaccagcgaatccccgctgtatacAAAAGCTACATGCGGAAGCGAAGGACACTCAAAAAGACGAAACAAGAGAAGAAAAGAAGGAAGTCAACTTTtcgttgctggtgataatataaattcgctgctgcagatctcgtgagagcacactctcgcagtACTGGACGGGTTATCGCACGTCTCTTTTCGCCGGAAAATCGGCTTGAGcgataggcttatgattatcgccgtgaccgatGATTTCACTCCCTGATAACAACAGACAAGTAAAACATGCTATATCCGTCTTCACATCTGTCTATTTCTCTGAAAAGTAACTTTATGCATACATACGTTTCATGTATAAGCGGAATATCGGGAAAGCccacttaggcagcgtccataaatgacgtagcatcttttgaccaatttttgacaccccttcCCCCTTCGTAGCTTATTTTCCCATACTtaatacatggttcgtagcaaaatcgtagactccctcctcccccctaaaatgctacgtcatttgtaGGCTATCCCTTACAGGGAAAaataccacgtggtttatgcacAGCCCCAACAAAATAGtctatacacacttagatttttttcacgagctcggctgtgcggatcacggttgaaattagccgagattcggcattctgaattaagtgtgtACATCTGTGCGCACAAAATTTACTTAGCATAATGAACCACacataacattggaaatgtaaACTTGTTTATGATTCTTATTTATATTATACAATCCATAtagaattattgtaaaaacataTCGTTCACATGTTCAACAGGTCGTAATTTGTAGAAGACCCCACAAATTACGACACACTCTCGGGAAATGATTCACGGAAACTTTACGATCTCTACATAATTTACGAagcctccatacaaaaagtatgataaTACGGGGAAGAGGGATTGAAAATGGCcataaaaaacaacaataattcctaaacggaaggagatagcgagtttcttcactcaccaaattacgcattttttaaagctctaaaagtgtttcatacacACTAAGCTTTTACGGTAAATTTCACcataatctcaacagctgaacagttcggtgaaataaaacaccgtaattccgtcgaaattttacggattccggtgttTTTTAACGGAATACTGTAAAattttaccgtactccgttaatttatttcaccgaactgttcagctgttgagattttacaggaatccgtaaaataatttaagtgtgtagactactttgatgagaaatttgaattgaaaactctagagccagaaaaccagttttgttcggaccaccctatgtcactgcaggaaaaatgctctaaatcgctcaatttaagagatacaaaaaacttcttctggcaaagttgcttgaaattgaatggtctacaactttgctgaagcatgtataatataatttctacaaataagaaagttagttacacaattgggtttattctacgactggcgtgagatGAGAATTGTCgatgtcgtatagcgaggtgacaattgtcgactcgagtgaagtgactttccatttgatttacacggcgagtcacttcactcgagtcgacaactgtcacctcgctatacgacaccgacaattctcatctcacgccagtcgtagaataaacccaaatttctatgaaatgtggtccaccccaattttcaataacactaaacaaagggcttaaataatacaaacaactttgtagaagaccgtttttgtctaatgtttcattctaaagctcaaaaagcatatttccgcgtaaaactgattcctggaccactgtgctttggcagcgcaacgcctgatggtattgatactgctgctgctttgtgttttggttgactggcagaatcgatgaactgtggcaaactgtgatcacagttcccaagcctgatcCCAACTACCACTTCCGTAgtacttatgagggtgtcgctgagtcggtgtaAATCCTACatcaagttacggtaaagatgggcgtgaccgggaatagcaatattcatgattttactattcttgtttaatattggaTCAAAGTTTGTTCCTCGACTTTGTTTCTGAAAGCAGTCTGAATGAGATTATCAaagagaaacatgaatgttgctagtatccaatctacaaagtataccgtaactacgctaacgctaattcATCTGAGTTGACAAAAAATGCAAGCTCATTTGGAGTAAAACTCTATTTTTACCTGATTTACTCGTAGTTTATGTTTTTCTTCCGAAGGAACAATTTTTCATTAATAACAGGCATCATTTTTGATAATTGCATTAAGCTGAACCTAAGCAATCAGATTTTTATTAATTCAAATGTAGGAAGTAATCATTTACTCGaagctaataataattaataaaagcAAAATAcctactaagaaaaaaaaaatgccgtaCCCTCTCTCCTTTCACTCCGAAGAGAAAGCAGCCTTACAGTCTCATAATCCACATAACCCTGTCAGCGCATCTATTTCCTCTTCCGGTACTTGGTGCGGCCGCGCCGTCGCTTCGAGCTGGGTGTCTTCGGCGACGACCCGTTGGTGGTCGTCTTTTTGTTGTAGTTGCGTACCACTCCGCGGGAACCACTGTTCTGAACACTGCCCATGTTGGGCTTCCGATTGGTGATCAAATGCTGCGAAACGAGATCCCCCAGCTCTCCCTGATGGGCCAGCATCGAAAGGAAAGTACAGATGAATTCGTCGTAGTTGTGGGTTCGGCGACAGTCGTCCACTTTGAACATGGCCCGCTTCTCGTTCTCGTCGCAAAGGTGCTGTTCGGTTATGTTGATCTCCGATTCAAGGTTCTTCAGTAGCGAGAGGAGATCTTTCGGAGAAAATGTTCCAGCACCGATAAATGAAGGTGGTGGCGAGGGAGGCGGATTTTCCTTCTTTATTTCCGTTTCGCCGATAATTTCAACGGAATCGGAAGAGCTGTTCAGAGACACCAAAGATTCTAGCTCCTTTGACATAGGGACAGACGAGTCGTCTTTTTCGTTCATTTCAAGTAGTTGAGAATATTCCGAGCTTAGCTTCACTGGAGATTCTTCCTCTTTCTTGATTTTATCTATCGTTTCAAGGGATCTGCTTTCAGTCCTCTTGCTTTTCAATAGCTTTTCCAACGCCGCCGAAACAATTGTCTGGTTCGTTCGCAACATTTTCAGCTTATGGGTGATTGCAATCCGTCGATCCGGAACGACGGCCATTAGATTGAATCGAATGTCCTGCTCGCCCGTGGATATTCCCAAACGGTCAGACATTACGCGACGAAATTTGTCCGTCCAGGCTTCTTTTTCGCCCCAAGGACCATGATCCATCGGAAACGGTTTCAATCCGTCCAGCTCGAATAGATGACCATTGATCGGCACGAAGCTAACAAAGTGGAATGCCTCTCCGGTAAATCTGAAATGATGAACATGATATGAATAAATTTTCTCTgaagctaccatgggaaagagagggttaaaacTTAATATTACAATGATTATGAATGGTGATAATTTTCAAGTTTATtctaaatgatatatttttggtTAAGCATAATCATAAATCATGATAAATCTTATGAtcaatcattaacgctctgaaaTGATAACAAACAAAATTAAGGTAATTACCTGCCAGTGCTAACTCCGGAATTTCGATCCATGCGCCTCCGGGCTTGAGGCATTGCGTGCGAGTTATGTGCACATGCCAGCTCCGGGGTGTTTCCAATGGCCCATCCCTTATTTTCCGGACACATTCCCTTCGTGTGGACCTTTAGTCGACTAAGAGTATTCCCCAGATCGATGTCGGAACAATTCAGTAGAACCGACAACAGGGCATGGGTTGCACAACTGTTCGGAACCACCTGCTGGGCGAAGAAAATGTTGTTCACTGCTTCCTCGTCCTTCACGTAGATTTCCGTAGTTTCCACAATCTTTCGCCGTGCTCGACGTTCCTCGATCCAGCGAAACAGGAAAATAAACCCATAAACAGGGCCTTCGATATTTTTCTGCAGATCGTAGATTTCCTCCACTTGAACGCCTTTGACGCCAAAATCCTCCAGCAGCAGAGTGAACAGACCCGGGTCGGATTCCAACTCCAACCAACCGTCCGTTAGCCGGTTTATATCCACCGGCATTTTACGAGGAACTACTTGCACTCCTTTTTATGGTAGATTGTAAAATTTGCGTGATAAACCAGGTAGAAATTGGATTTAAATTACGATTGTTTACAGATTTGCACGCTCGCCGAACAGGACGATGTCGAGTAATGACGTTTGAATGAACTCCGTGTTTCAGCTTGGTTCAGTCTTGGTTACACTTGGACAGatgaaaaaacgtgaaaaaaatggtcaaaatttgaacaaaactgGGGGCTACGCAAGGCGGCCCAGAGGATTCGTACGGGCGTGTTGCACccacaggactgaaacggctgtcatccacgaacaactCAATGGACCAATAGGgatctgcactgttttgattttgtatgggattttgacgtttactggccttgttgtttacaaattttgt
It contains:
- the LOC5566609 gene encoding ubiquitin carboxyl-terminal hydrolase calypso, whose translation is MPVDINRLTDGWLELESDPGLFTLLLEDFGVKGVQVEEIYDLQKNIEGPVYGFIFLFRWIEERRARRKIVETTEIYVKDEEAVNNIFFAQQVVPNSCATHALLSVLLNCSDIDLGNTLSRLKVHTKGMCPENKGWAIGNTPELACAHNSHAMPQARRRMDRNSGVSTGRFTGEAFHFVSFVPINGHLFELDGLKPFPMDHGPWGEKEAWTDKFRRVMSDRLGISTGEQDIRFNLMAVVPDRRIAITHKLKMLRTNQTIVSAALEKLLKSKRTESRSLETIDKIKKEEESPVKLSSEYSQLLEMNEKDDSSVPMSKELESLVSLNSSSDSVEIIGETEIKKENPPPSPPPSFIGAGTFSPKDLLSLLKNLESEINITEQHLCDENEKRAMFKVDDCRRTHNYDEFICTFLSMLAHQGELGDLVSQHLITNRKPNMGSVQNSGSRGVVRNYNKKTTTNGSSPKTPSSKRRRGRTKYRKRK